In Nerophis lumbriciformis linkage group LG14, RoL_Nlum_v2.1, whole genome shotgun sequence, a single genomic region encodes these proteins:
- the psmg4 gene encoding proteasome assembly chaperone 4 — MNEVRNGESLNPISVHNFSERILEQTVHFHIMKLSGGFFLWIGSSPLLSNLAVSMSSKYDSMPLSTLVMGDPSNTAPNSLAQRLAKKTKKQVFVSYSLAATDSSLSLLVENRIKKELDLHPDKF; from the exons ATGAATGAAGTACGCAACGGTGAGAGTTTGAATCCCATTTCAGTTCACAATTTTTCTGAGAGGATCCTGGAGCAGACGGTCCACTTTCACATTATGAAGCTCAGCGGCGGCTTTTTCCTGTGGATTGGTTCGAGCCCACTTTTGTCCAACTTGGCGGTTTCAATGAGCAGCAAATAC GACTCCATGCCATTATCGACATTAGTGATGGGGGACCCTTCCAACACTGCTCCAAATTCTTTGGCACAGAGATTAG CAAAGAAGACCAAAAAGCAAGTGTTCGTGAGTTACAGTCTTGCAGCCACAGACTCCAGCCTCTCTCTGCTTGttgaaaatagaataaaaaaggaGCTTGATCTTCATCCGGATAAATTTTGA